A single region of the Kwoniella botswanensis chromosome 1, complete sequence genome encodes:
- a CDS encoding tRNA pseudouridine(55) synthase, translated as MPKSPSMPPLPLNGLFPIAKPSGPSSMKVIDSITSLLLESKLFDDPEKRKHARFQKNKKKNTAHLGLKIGQGGTLDPLADGVLVIGVNRGTKHLNRFLECTKEYESIGLLGCITTSMDSDDPVLSTSSWEHVTREDIEKVLDRFRGEIDQVPPIFSALKMDGKPLYEYARESKPLPRPIPTRKCQVSIELIDFKPASVTPGDGGHQYKWPTKRLSEDEKKVFRKLTDIVSQAGTEPSKPKGTNPTISEESAFNGDVPESKQAETKKESFVPDLEKPDYPEISPINGLRPPTFTVKMTVSSGTYVRSIVHDIGVALGCGAHVVKLTRTRQGEFSLYGDEKVLAASASASASGDIKSKTEAPSEQINPGTDAKAEEEEIPGPTNGSIPWSVWERAIKEREETVKAEKQEKEEAIMSGMSAEEIHTNYSPEAIKQRRYEGGLREWEVEVLRRFVSVPVPPNGGHGEGHGKKQY; from the exons ATGCCAAAATCACCTTCAATGCCCCCTTTACCACTCAATGGTCTATTCCCCATAGCCAAGCCTTCAGGTCCGAGCTC GATGAAAGTGATAGACTCAATCACATCGCTCTTACTAGAGTCCAAGTTATTTGACGATCCTGAGAAAAGGAAACATGCGAGGTTTCAGAAAAATAAAAAGAAGAATACGGCTCATCTGGGACTGAAGATTGGTCAAGGAGGGACATTGGATCCTCTAGCTGACGGTGTATTAG TCATTGGCGTGAATAGAGGTACGAAGCATTTGAACAGGTTTTTGGAATGTACAAAG GAATACGAAAGTATAGGTTTACTGGGATGTATAACAACTTCTATGGATTCTGATGATCCCGTattatcaacatcatcatgggAACACGTTACAAGGGAAGATATAGAAAAAGTTTTGGATAGGTTCAGAGGAGAGATAGATCAAGTACCTCCCAT CTTCTCGGCTCTTAAGATGGATGGTAAACCACTATACGAATACGCCCGAGAATCCAAACCCCTTCCTCGTCCGATCCCCACACGTAAATGTCAAGTATCAATTGAGTTAATCGATTTCAAACCTGCTTCCGTCACACCAGGAGACGGTGGACACCAATACAAATGGCCTACAAAGAGATTatcagaagatgagaagaaagtgtTCAGGAAATTGACTGACATTGTCTCTCAAGCTGGTACAGAACCTTCTAAACCTAAAGGTACAAACCCTACTATATCAGAAGAAAGTGCGTTCAATGGGGATGTACCCGAGTCCAAACAGGCAGAAACGAAGAAAGAATCTTTTGTACCGGATTTAGAAAAACCTGATTATCCTGAGATATCACCTATAAATGGTTTACGACCACCTACATTTACCGTCAAGATGACAGTTTCAAGTGGGACGTACGTTAGGTCAATCGTACATGATATAGGGGTAGCTCTGGGCTGTGGTGCACATGTCGTGAAATTGACAAGGACGAGACAAGGCGAATTCTCGTTGTatggtgatgagaaggtTTTGGccgcatcagcatcagcatcagcatccgGGGATATTAAATCGAAGACAGAAGCTCCATCGGAACAAATCAACCCAGGAACAGACGCTAAggctgaagaggaggagattcCAGGACCTACGAATGGGTCTATACCTTGGTCTGTGTGGGAACGAGCCATCAAGGAGCGTGAGGAAACTGTCAAAGCTGAGAaacaagagaaggaagaagctatcATGTCTGGTATGAGTGCTGAGGAGATCCACACAAACTACTCGCCAGAGGCTATCAAGCAGAGGAGGTATGAAGGAGGAttgagagaatgggaagTCGAAGTGTTGAGGAGATTCGTCAGTGTGCCTGTACCACCTAACGGGGGGCATGGTGAAGGTCATGGCAAGAAACAATATtaa